The Actinomycetota bacterium genomic sequence CTCGAGCGCCGGCAGCCTGTTGATGAACGGGATCTCGCCGGTGAGGTTCTGAGCGACGTACACCGGCCCGAGCGCCACGATCGAGCCGCCGCCGAGGATCGCGAGGCTCACGGCGGTGATGAAGCCCCGCAACTCGCGGTGGCTGCGCAGGAACCGAAACGACTCGATGACGTCCAGGCCGATCATCTTCAGCGACAGCTTGCCCTGACGCCCGGGCGCGCAGTCCTGGAGGATGAGGAAGATGCACGCCGCCGAGAACAGGAAGGTCAGCGCGTCGAGGATGATGCCGGCACGCGGGCCGAGCAGTTCCGGCGCGATCGGCCCGACGAGCTGCGCCACGAACGGGAAGCCGGAGTTGAGGATCCATCGCACGATCGCCTCGAAGCCCGCGAGGATGGCGCCCGACGCGGTCAGGCCGATGAGCAGGCTCGCCTGCTGGGTCGTGTACGCGAGCCCGTTCGCGGGCGCGACCAGCTCCGGCTCGATCAGCGACGGGATGTAGGCGTTGCGCGCGGGGTTGAAGAACAGCGACGCGGTCTCCATCAGCATGACCACGAGGTAGATGATCGCGAGGTTGTTCGTGAACAGCAGCAGCGCGAGGCACGCGCGCACCAGGTCGCACGCGATCATGAGCCGCCGGCGGTCGAACCGGTCGACGAGCGCCCCGACCACCCCGGTGAACAGCAGCGACGGCACGATCTTGGCGATCCAGATGCCCGCGACGGCGAACGCCGACCCGCCGGACAGGTTCGTGACCAGCGGGATCAGGAAGCCGACGACGAGCCAGTCGCCCACGCCCGAGACGAACTGCGACATCCACAGCAGCCGGAACCGCCGGTCGCGCACCAGCGTCCGGAACGCGCGCGAGCTCTCGGCCTC encodes the following:
- a CDS encoding MFS transporter, with the translated sequence MADAVAASTEGTAEAESSRAFRTLVRDRRFRLLWMSQFVSGVGDWLVVGFLIPLVTNLSGGSAFAVAGIWIAKIVPSLLFTGVVGALVDRFDRRRLMIACDLVRACLALLLFTNNLAIIYLVVMLMETASLFFNPARNAYIPSLIEPELVAPANGLAYTTQQASLLIGLTASGAILAGFEAIVRWILNSGFPFVAQLVGPIAPELLGPRAGIILDALTFLFSAACIFLILQDCAPGRQGKLSLKMIGLDVIESFRFLRSHRELRGFITAVSLAILGGGSIVALGPVYVAQNLTGEIPFINRLPALERLFATPVVFMLVFAAAGMVAGGLLVTRFERRIR